In Cucurbita pepo subsp. pepo cultivar mu-cu-16 chromosome LG10, ASM280686v2, whole genome shotgun sequence, the DNA window CTACTTCTCAGTATATGAATTCTGCAAAGAGGGGTTTTCAGTTGGAAATCTTAACAACTCATTAGCACACGCCATTTCTGGGGTGTGTGCGACGGTGGCGAGCGACGCTGTGATAACGCCGATGGATGTGGTGAAACAGAGGCTGCAGTTGAAGAGCAGTCCTTATAAAGGAGTGGGAGACTGCGTGAGGAGAATTTTGGTTGAGGAAGGAATTGGGGCGCTCTATGCCTCTTATCGGACCACGGTGCTGATGAATGCACCGTACACGGCTGTCCATTTTGCCACTTATGAAGCGGCAAAAAGGGGATTGAAGGAGGTCTCACCGGGAAGTGACAACGACGAGAGGCTGATTGTTCATGCTACAGCCGGAGCAGCAGCTGGGTCTCTTGCTGCTGCTCTTACAACGCCATTAGACGTTGTGAAAACTCGGCTGCAATGCCAGGTAAATCACTCTTCCTTGTTCGACTCGAGAGgactctctttctttcactatGCCAAAGCTTCTTAGTTCTAACATTTCAGTTAAATCTTAAATATCAAGACTTAATCAAGAGCAAATGACATTTATAAACCACTAATTGGCTCTTTATCAGAGCAAATGATCTACTTTCTAAACTACAGAAAGCTCTAACTAGAAATTTTGTGATTTTATTGAACAAACAGGGAGTATGTGGGTGCGACAAGTTTTCAAGCAGTTCAATTGGGTACGTACTTGGGCGTGTCGTTAAGCAGGACGGCTACAATGGGCTGATGAAGGGATGGATTCCACGGGTGCTTTTCCACGCGCCCGCTGCTGCGATTTGCTGGTCGACCTACGAGGCTTCAAAAACCTTCTTTCAACAGCTCCACCATAGCAACAATTAAAAGAAGCTGCGCCCATTTGTTTACTCACTGGAAATACTTTCACAACAGGAGTAAACAAAGAGGTCATCACTTACAATAATATTGTATACCAATATCAGTGATGCCATccaataaaacaaatttacaGATATGAGTTAAGGGTTGagagaaatgagaaatattTGCTTACCGTTCAGGCTCTTTAAATGCATGGAAAAACTGCTATATCCGATGTCGATGCCACTCTCATTTTGAGAGGTACAATTAAGTTGGGCATAAAAGGCAGATCGGTTAAGTCGTCTTATATATCATTCGACTAGAAAGGGTTCTGTGTACTACTTTTAGACAGACGAAAACAGCACGTAATCGTAACATTCGGTTGAGAAAAATTCTCGGCCTTACAGTAACacattcaagaacaagaatccATCTAACATAAATGTATATAAAGACCCAACCGAAAACtcccacattttaaaacttatcaACACTTACACCATCTCTAAGGACCTCATACGCCTCTCTTTTCCTGGATTTCTTCAATCCAGCGGTGAAGTTGAGCTTCGGTCCGTCAGAAGTAATACAAGACACTTTTACCCATATTATCACCTTCGTTTTCATTCCCTCTATGTCAGCTAGCTTTCCTTTCTCCAGATATCCAGTCACAGTGGTGGAAAAACGCAAGACTGATGAGTCTTTATACCCAACTTCACAGATTTCTGGTATAAAGACAGTCAGCTTTCCTGTCTCCTCGTTGAACTCATAGTTGGTTGCATCGCGAGGAAAAATTCCCATTGCCAAGTCATATTCCTTCAGCAGGTCTGGCAAAGGCGTTTGCATTTTTCCTAGGAAGACCAGAAAAGATAGATCAAAGTAACTTACTAATAGACCCTTTCAATTTATAGCTCCAGTAAGCATACTGATAATTTATAGTCCTGAGCAAGTGAGGACCATGACAACTATTCTAGCATCGTTATGGCAACCgcatacaaaattatatagCTCGTAAATTTACACACAGCTTTAGAGGCCTTTGCCACTGCATGTCCTGCCATTCCGGtcaagaaaataaacattGCAATCTCCAAAGATCATATTAGGTCCCAATATATCTTGAAGGAACAACCATCCAATATTCAGAGAATTACATacttataaagaaaaacagagagagagagagagagaattaacA includes these proteins:
- the LOC111803861 gene encoding mitoferrin-like, which codes for MVDFHPEISVSPPTHDGLYFWQFMIAGSIAGSVEHMTMFPVDTLKTRIQAIGGSSTVRQALGSILKMEGPAGLYSGIGAMGLGAGPAHAVYFSVYEFCKEGFSVGNLNNSLAHAISGVCATVASDAVITPMDVVKQRLQLKSSPYKGVGDCVRRILVEEGIGALYASYRTTVLMNAPYTAVHFATYEAAKRGLKEVSPGSDNDERLIVHATAGAAAGSLAAALTTPLDVVKTRLQCQGVCGCDKFSSSSIGYVLGRVVKQDGYNGLMKGWIPRVLFHAPAAAICWSTYEASKTFFQQLHHSNN
- the LOC111803862 gene encoding uncharacterized protein At5g01610-like, producing the protein MDQVMNKVGSYWFNQKANKEIGSIGDDINSLSTSIQGGTSWLVNKIKGKMQTPLPDLLKEYDLAMGIFPRDATNYEFNEETGKLTVFIPEICEVGYKDSSVLRFSTTVTGYLEKGKLADIEGMKTKVIIWVKVSCITSDGPKLNFTAGLKKSRKREAYEVLRDGVSVDKF